GGCGGAGGACATGCCGAGACAATCCTGGATGCCAGCGCGCCCGACGGCCATTTGATGGGTTTCGATCGGGATTCGGCGGCCGTGCGGCGTTCCGAGGAACGGCTGCGCCGTTTCGGCCGTCGAGTGAGAATCTTGCATGGCGAGCTGGCGAAGGCGCCGTTGCGTCTTTCCGAAGCGGCTCTTCCGCGCATTCACGGCGTATTAATCGATTGCGGTGTGTCGAGCGAGCAGCTCGAGGACCCACGCAGGGGATTTTCGTTTGATCGTTCCGGCCCCCTCGACATGCGAATGGATCCGACGGTCGGAAGAACGGCCGAGGAGTGGCTCGCGCATGTTCATGAAAAAGAGCTCGCCGATGTTCTTTTTCGGTTTGGGGAAGAACGGTTTTCGAGACGGATCGCCCGGGCGATCGTGGCCGCCCGAAAACGGAAGCGCATTTCGACGACCGGCGAATTAGCGGACATCGTCCGTTCCGCTCTGCCTTCCGCCGTCCGTTCTCGGTCCATTCATCCGGCCACGCGGACGTTTCAGGCGATCCGGATCCGTATCAACGACGAACTGGCGCAATTGGAGAAAGGGCTGAACGCCGTCGTCCGCGTCTTGCCGGCGGAAGCGCGAGTCGCGGTCATCTCTTTCCATTCCTTGGAAGATCGAATCGTGAAGAACGTTTTTCGCGCCGCAGCTCGAGAAAGTGGCGCCAAGATTCTGACACCCAAACCGATTCGGCCGACCCGGCTCGAGATCGATGCAAATCCGCGGGCGCGCTCCGCGCGCCTTCGAGGCCTTAAGATCCAAGGAGAGGCGGCGTGAAGACGCGGGGCCTCGTCGTCTTGGCCGCCTTCCTCACGCTTGGCTTGTCACTGCTGTACGTGCGATCGCGATTCTTGATGGTGGAACTGGGCTACACTCTGGCGGATAAACAAAGAGTCCGGTCGGAGCTCGAACAAGAGAAACGAGCTCTCACGCTGGAGCTCGCAACACTTCGCTCACCTTCGCGCGTGGAGAAAATCGCCCGATCGCAGCTGTATCTCGGCAGAACCGCGAGCAGAGATCGCTCGGTCGTCGTATCTCAGGAGCCCCAACCGTGAAAATCCGCGAACGGCATGGGCGCGGGCGGCTGGCGTTTTGTCTCGTCGGTTTCTTGGCGGGATTTCTTCTCCTTGCGTTTCGCAGCTTTCAGCTCCACGCGGGCATCGATAAACGTGTGGAACGGATGGAGTCGCGGCAGCGAGCATCGCAGATCACGTTGGCCCCGCTTCGGGGCACGATCTTCGATGCGAAGGGAAGGGAACTCGCCGTGGGACTTCGCGTTCCCTCCGTTTTCGCCGATCCCAGCGAAATCACGCGGCTTTCCAATGCGATCGCAAAGGTATCGCCGGTTCTAAAAATGTCCCGCAACGACATAACCCGCAAAATGAAATCGGGATCGAAAAAGTTCGTGTGGCTCAAGCGCCGGGTCGACCCAAGTACGGCAAGCCGGGTGAGAGCTCTGAAACTTCCGGGCCTTCA
This DNA window, taken from Bdellovibrionota bacterium, encodes the following:
- a CDS encoding cell division protein FtsL, which codes for MKTRGLVVLAAFLTLGLSLLYVRSRFLMVELGYTLADKQRVRSELEQEKRALTLELATLRSPSRVEKIARSQLYLGRTASRDRSVVVSQEPQP
- the rsmH gene encoding 16S rRNA (cytosine(1402)-N(4))-methyltransferase RsmH; this encodes MFWPTLDSESRTGPVVSSRVESRHVPVMVAEVMELLDVQRGRHYVDFTVGGGGHAETILDASAPDGHLMGFDRDSAAVRRSEERLRRFGRRVRILHGELAKAPLRLSEAALPRIHGVLIDCGVSSEQLEDPRRGFSFDRSGPLDMRMDPTVGRTAEEWLAHVHEKELADVLFRFGEERFSRRIARAIVAARKRKRISTTGELADIVRSALPSAVRSRSIHPATRTFQAIRIRINDELAQLEKGLNAVVRVLPAEARVAVISFHSLEDRIVKNVFRAAARESGAKILTPKPIRPTRLEIDANPRARSARLRGLKIQGEAA